The proteins below come from a single Solea senegalensis isolate Sse05_10M linkage group LG2, IFAPA_SoseM_1, whole genome shotgun sequence genomic window:
- the ndfip2 gene encoding NEDD4 family-interacting protein 2: MDPASRYQMLHNEDDSSETQQQQQQQQAATTNHDQGDAHMSMAAASSSSSSSSSGEASGWTSRGDADAPPPYAFIDLGATAAADTSVGGAFPVPPPYSVATSLPTYDEAEKAKAAAMAASSVDVTPRDDEFTPRDDFSDADQLRVGNDGIFMLAFFMAFLFNWIGFCLSFCLTNTIAGRYGAICGFGLSLIKWILIVRFSDYFTGYFNGQYWLWWIFLLLGLLLFFRGFVNYLKVRNMSENMATSQRTRLFFLY; the protein is encoded by the exons CTTCACAATGAGGACGACTCTTCagagacgcagcagcagcagcagcagcagcaggctgcaACTACCAACCACGACCAGGGCGACGCCCACATGAGCATGgccgctgcctcctcctcttcatcatcatcatcatcaggtgaAGCATCAGGGTGGACGAGCCGCGGTGATGCAGATGCTCCTCCTCCATACGCGTTCATCGACCTGGGAGCAACGGCTGCTGCTG ACACcagtgtgggcggagccttCCCTGTGCCTCCGCCCTACAGCGTGGCCACGTCTCTGCCCACGTATGATGAAGCAGAGAAAGCTAAAGCCGCCGCCATGGCTGCCTCCAGTGTGGATGTGACGCCCAGG GATGATGAATTCACACCCAGAGATGATTTCAGTGATGCTGATCAGCTGCGAGTTGGAAACGATGGAATCTTCATGCTGGCATTTTtca tggcctTCTTGTTCAACTGGATCGGGTTCTGCTTGTCCTTCTGTTTGACCAACACCATCGCGGGACGCTACGGCGCCATCTGTGGCTTTGGCCTCTCGCTCATCAAGTGGATCCTCATCGTCAGG TTCTCCGATTACTTCACCGGTTACTTCAACGGTCAGTACTGGCTGTGGTGGATCTTCCTGCTGCTCG GTCTGCTGCTCTTCTTCAGAGGGTTTGTTAATTATCTGAAGGTCCGCAACATGTCGGAGAACATGGCCACGTCTCAGAGGACGCGCCTCTTCTTCCTCTACTAA